A single window of Providencia alcalifaciens DNA harbors:
- a CDS encoding single-stranded DNA-binding protein: MATRGVNKVILIGNLGQDPEIRYMPNGGAVANLTLATSESWRDKQTGEMKEKTEWHRVVIFGKLAEIAGEYLKKGSQVYIEGSLQTRKWQDQSGQDRYSTEVVVNIGGSMQMLGGRGGDAPSQGQSGGQGGWGQPQQPQAAQQFSGGGAAPARSPAPASQANEPPMDFDDDIPF; this comes from the coding sequence AGGCGTAAATAAAGTAATTCTTATCGGTAACTTAGGACAAGATCCAGAAATCCGTTATATGCCTAACGGCGGAGCTGTCGCTAACCTGACTCTGGCAACTTCTGAAAGTTGGCGTGACAAGCAAACCGGTGAAATGAAGGAAAAAACAGAGTGGCACCGTGTGGTTATTTTCGGAAAATTAGCGGAAATCGCTGGTGAATATCTGAAAAAAGGTTCACAAGTTTATATCGAAGGTTCGTTGCAAACCCGTAAATGGCAAGACCAAAGCGGTCAAGATCGCTACAGCACCGAAGTCGTGGTGAATATCGGCGGTTCAATGCAAATGTTGGGTGGTCGTGGTGGCGATGCCCCATCACAAGGCCAAAGCGGCGGACAAGGCGGTTGGGGTCAACCACAACAGCCACAAGCAGCACAACAATTCAGTGGCGGCGGCGCAGCTCCAGCGCGTTCACCAGCACCAGCATCACAAGCCAATGAACCACCAATGGATTTTGATGACGATATCCCGTTCTAA